One genomic segment of Gossypium arboreum isolate Shixiya-1 chromosome 3, ASM2569848v2, whole genome shotgun sequence includes these proteins:
- the LOC108475777 gene encoding uncharacterized protein LOC108475777 has translation MANQLESLVETIKSKVRALKKKSKNNKPYIKMDKSSSVKVEIRSRKARILIDKTLKAADRPGKRTIS, from the coding sequence ATGGCGAACCAGTTGGAGAGCTTAGTGGAAACGATAAAATCAAAAGTAAGAGCCCTGAAGAAGAAATCAAAGAACAATAAACCGTATATAAAGATGGATAAAAGCTCCAGCGTTAAAGTAGAGATCCGTAGCAGGAAAGCAAGAATACTTATCGATAAGACTCTCAAAGCCGCCGATCGACCTGGAAAACGTACCATTTCGTga